CTTTTGGGATTCACTTGTGGAATTCACTTGAATGTGGCAAAGTTGGTTTGAGACCAGGTGCTATGATGGCGGCAGCCGATGAATTCAGAATAGTTTTGAAAGGTAAAGGGGGACATGGCGCTCTACCCCACCAGTGCAAAGACCCCGTTGTCGCAGCAGCTCAACTGATCTTAGCTCTGCAGACAATTGTGAGTCGCAAGATAGATCCACTACAAAACGCCGTTTTGAGCGTTGGAAAAATTCAATCTGGTAGTGCTTTTAATATCATACCAGAGTATGCCACTATAGAAGGTACCACGAGGTCTCTTGATGAAACAGTAAGGCAAACTATCAAGCAGGAAATACAAAGAATTACCCACGGATTGGCTATTGCAAATGATGTGGATTTTGAAATTGAACACAAAGAAGGAACGGCTGTTTTACACAACGATGAAGCCTTGAGTCAGTTTGTTTTTGAAGTAGCCAAAGATGTAGTTGGAGAAAAAAACGTAATTTTCGTACCGCCAACTATGGGCGGTGAAGATATGTCGTTCTTTTTACAAAAAGTACCTGGTGTTTTCTACCTGGTTGGATCTGCAAATACAGAAAAAGGTATAGATAAACCGCATCATTCGCCTTATTTCGATATAGATGAAAATTCCCTACTGATAGGAACTCAGATGCATGTTGAAATAGTTCTCAAACTTTTGAGGGAGCAAGATGGTAGTCTTTCAAAAGATAATTGAAGCATTTTTGTTGCCACCTGGATTTTTCGTGACACTGTTCATTTTAATGAGTATTTTGTGGTGCAAGAAAGCTCCAAAAAAAGCCTTATCGATGTTTTTCTTGGCAATCGTATTTTACTTTCTCAGTAGTATAATTGGAATTTTTCTGTTGTTATATCCACTTGAAAAATCTTACTCTTATAGCGATCTTCAGGATGCCGAAGTGGTTGTCGTGCTTGGTGGTGGGGTTGTGAAGACGCCCGATGGCTATCAGTTATCAATTCACACTGTTGCCCGATTGTTGAGAGGTTTGGAGATCGCTAACAAAAAACATTTGCCTTTGATTGTAACTGGTGGTAAACTTCCTGGAGTTGATCAATTACCTGAAGCTGAAATCATGAAACAACAGGCAATTTCTCTTGGTTTTGAGGAAGGCAATATCTTTGTAGAACCATTGGCAAGAACAACTAAAGAAAATGCCTTTTATACTATTGCACTTATGAAGCAAAAAGCATTTAAAAAAGCTGTTCTTGTAACTTCAGCTGTTCATATGAAACGTGCTGTCTACTGTTTTGAAAAAAATGGAGTATCGGTGATACCTTGTCCCACGGCTTTTCTATATGATCACTCGAAAATTGAATGGATTGACTTGATACCAAACAAAGACGCTCTTGATGCAAATCTTGCGGCTATTCACGAATACCTCGGTTTGGTCTGGTATAGAATCACAGACTTTCTAAAGTAAATACTATCGAAAAACAAAGCCCCCTTAAAGGGGGCTTTGTCATATACTTGTTGGATCAGATTATTGGTTCTGGATATATCCAAGTTTTAGTATCTGGCTCAAAACGGCTAACTCCATCTTATGGAAGAGGCATTTCTGGATACATCCAAGTTGCAGTACCTGTGTCGGTTTCTTTCACAAAGATAGTGTAAAAATATCCTTGAGTTTTGCCTGTAACAGTTATCATTGGTAAAGTAACAGAAGTGATCATTCCATCATCGGTTTCACATTGCAAAGTGAGTGTGTAAACTTTATCCACAAAATCTGGTGGATCGTTCAAGATATTAGGAAGAAATCTTACATCATGTTCCGGTGCTGCCAACACTTTCGCATCTGTTATAGTAGCTGGATAAGTGAAGTTGAGATAACCCCGAGTAAAAAAGGAGGCTTTTGCCTCCTTTACTTTTGTTCAAGTAATCTTTTTGTGTATTCTATGACTTCGTTTATCTTTGTGGGATTTTTGCCACCAGCTTGTGCAAAATCTGGTCTTCCTCCGCCGCCACCTTCCAAAATCTGGGCAGCGTATTTTGCTATATCTCCCGCTTTGATCTTTTTTGTGAGATCCTGAGTGACACGCACTATCAAATTGACTTTATCTCTGCTCACAGAGAATAGAAGTGCTACTAAAGAATTTTCACCAGAAATGGCTATATCTGAAAGATTTCGCAATTCATTTGATTCAACATCATCAAATATGTGGTACAAGAATTTTATATCTTTGATCTGTTTCACGGGAGCCTGTTTGAGTTGTAAGGTCAATGATTTTGATCTGAGCTGTTCCAATTCTCTTTGCATAATATGATTCTTTTCGAGTAGATTTTCAATTCTCAACGAAACTTCGTCTTGTGATGTACCAAGTTTTTCGCAGATATTTTCTATTAGTTGTTCTTTTGTTCTCAGATAATTCAATGCATTGAAACCCGTTGTTGCTTCTATACGTCTTGTACCAGCAGAGATCGCAGATTCAGAGATTATTTTGAACAAACCTATATTTCCGGTGTTTTTGACATGAGTTCCACCGCACAATTCCTCGCTGAAATTGGATATCTTGACGACTCTGACCACATCGCCGTATTTTTCTCCAAACAATGCTATTGCACCTTCTGCCACAGCTTCTTTATAGGATTTTTCCTGCGTAACAACAGGTAATGCTTCAAAAATAGTGCTGTTGACAAGATTCTCTATCTGTTCAATTTCATCTTTTGTTAATGCCTGATAATGTGTGAAATCAAACCTGAGTCTGTCTGGTGCAACGAGTGAACCCGATTGTTTTACATGATTTCCAAGTGCTTTTCTCAAAGCAGCATGTAAAAGATGCGTTGCGGTGTGATTTCTCGCTGTGGCATCTCTTTTCTCTTTATCTACTTGAAGTCTCACCCTCATGCCTTGATGCAGTTCTCCATATTCAAGTCTAACCACATGAGCAATGATTCCCTCGATTGGGACGTAAACATGTTCTACAATAGCTGAGCCATTATCCCAAGAAATCTTACCCGTATCGGCTACCTGGCCACCTCTTTCGGCGTAAAAACAGGTTTTATCAAAAACAACTTCTAATCTCGAGTCTTGCTTTTTTGTATAAATGACAGTCGCTTCACAATTTAGAGTTTCATAACCTACAAAAGCTGTTTTGATCGTCTTTGCAAGCCTGTTGTAATCTTCTGATGATTTAGCAAACTCAACTTCAATCCTTGCGCTTCTTGCCTTTTCTCTTTGTAATTCCATGAGCCTTTCAAATTCATTTAGATCTACTTCAAGACCACGTTCTCTGGCAACATCAACGACTATATCTGGTGGGAAACCATATGTATCATACAGTTTGAAAACATCTTCTCCACTGATTATCTTGTGGGATTTGGCGATGATATCATTGAGCATTTCGTTGCCTTGAACTATTGTCTTGAAAAACCTTTCTTCTTCAGTCTGAGTAACTTCAAGGATTAATTTTCTTCTTTCAACGAGTTCTGGGTAAGTTTTTCCCATTTTCTCTATAACTGCATCATTGATAAAGTGGAGAAATGGCTTTTTTGCACCAAGTAACACCCCGTGCCGAACGGCTCTTCTCAGGATCCTTCTCAGTACATAGCCACGCTCTTCATTCGATGGGAAAACACCATCGGCTATCAAAAAGCTAACGGCTCTTGAATGATCGGCAATAACTCTTATAGAAATATCTTTTGAGTTGCTTTCTTTATACTTCACATTCAATACTTCTCCTATACGATTTATTATTGGCATGAACAAATCTGTTTCGAAGTTTCCGCCAACTTTTTGAATTACGGAAGCGATTCTTTCCAGACCAGCACCAGTATCTATGTTCTTTTTCGGAAGCGGATTGAGATTTCCATTTTCATCTTGATTGAATTCCGTGAAGACCAGATTCCATATTTCCAAAAAGCGTTTATCTGAGTTGGCTGGTGTGCATTCTTCGTTCTTTGGGCAATCATCCATAACACCAGTGTCGTAATGAATCTCTGAACATGGTCCACATGGACCTGTTGGACCCGCAGGTCCCCAGAAATTCGTATCTTTACCCATACGAACTATCTTTTTCTCAGGAATTCCTACCAGATCTCTCCATATCTTGAAAGCTTCCTCATCGTCTTTGTATATCGTTACCCATAATTTCTCTTCGGGAAGTTTCAAGATCTTGGTGACAAACTCCCATGCCCAAGTGATCGCTTCTTTTTTGAAGTAGTCTCCAAAGGAAAAATTACCAAGCATCTCGAAAAAAGTTTGATGTCTTGGTGTTCTTCCTACGTTGTCTATATCATTTGTTCTCAAACATTTTTGGCAAGTTGCAATTCTTGTGTAGACAGGTTCAACCTTGCCCCAGAAGATAGGCTTAAAAGGCACCATACCAGCAACTGTGAACAAAAGCTGGGGATCATTTGGTATCAAAGAAGCACTTGGTAATACCTTGTGACCTTTGGATTCAAAAAATCTCAAAAATTCTTGCCTAAGTTCATCACCAGTCATCTTTCAACCTCCTTAAAGGATGCCTATCGAAAAGAGAAAATAAGTCATCGGAGTTACGAACAAAAGACCATCGATCCTATCTAACATACCACCATGTCCTGGGAGAACATTTCCAGAATCTTTGAGACTGAAATGCCTTTTCAAGGCAGATTCAAACAAATCACCGAATGTGTCAAAGATTGCTATGCTTAAGGAAAAGATGACAAGAGACCTAAAAGACATTACATTTGCTTTGAAAATCCAGTCAAAAACCATTTTGTAGGCAAAACAGAAAGCCAAGCTTATAACAAATCCTCCAACTATACCTTCAAGACTCTTCGAGGGGCTTATATGTTTAGCAATCTTTGTTTTACCATATCTAATACCAACAAAATAAGCACCAGTATCGTATAACCATACTGCCGTGAGATTCAACAAGGCATTAGCAGCTCCATATTCGAGGTAAATTGGAAAGAAAAAGGAAAGACAACCGGCGATATACAAAAGTGATAAAGTAGAAGCAAGTACAGTATTAAAA
The DNA window shown above is from Thermotoga profunda AZM34c06 and carries:
- a CDS encoding M20 metallopeptidase family protein, whose protein sequence is MISHEVLSHKKELVELRRDFHMYPEVGFELHRTAQKVQEYLENLGLEVKRMAKTGVVGILRGSKAGKTIMLRADMDALNLQELNDVPYRSKADGVMHACGHDGHTAMLLLAAKVLKDHQSELCGNVKFVFQPSEEKFPPGGALPMIEEGVLEDPRVDYAFGIHLWNSLECGKVGLRPGAMMAAADEFRIVLKGKGGHGALPHQCKDPVVAAAQLILALQTIVSRKIDPLQNAVLSVGKIQSGSAFNIIPEYATIEGTTRSLDETVRQTIKQEIQRITHGLAIANDVDFEIEHKEGTAVLHNDEALSQFVFEVAKDVVGEKNVIFVPPTMGGEDMSFFLQKVPGVFYLVGSANTEKGIDKPHHSPYFDIDENSLLIGTQMHVEIVLKLLREQDGSLSKDN
- a CDS encoding YdcF family protein; translation: MVVFQKIIEAFLLPPGFFVTLFILMSILWCKKAPKKALSMFFLAIVFYFLSSIIGIFLLLYPLEKSYSYSDLQDAEVVVVLGGGVVKTPDGYQLSIHTVARLLRGLEIANKKHLPLIVTGGKLPGVDQLPEAEIMKQQAISLGFEEGNIFVEPLARTTKENAFYTIALMKQKAFKKAVLVTSAVHMKRAVYCFEKNGVSVIPCPTAFLYDHSKIEWIDLIPNKDALDANLAAIHEYLGLVWYRITDFLK
- the alaS gene encoding alanine--tRNA ligase, whose product is MTGDELRQEFLRFFESKGHKVLPSASLIPNDPQLLFTVAGMVPFKPIFWGKVEPVYTRIATCQKCLRTNDIDNVGRTPRHQTFFEMLGNFSFGDYFKKEAITWAWEFVTKILKLPEEKLWVTIYKDDEEAFKIWRDLVGIPEKKIVRMGKDTNFWGPAGPTGPCGPCSEIHYDTGVMDDCPKNEECTPANSDKRFLEIWNLVFTEFNQDENGNLNPLPKKNIDTGAGLERIASVIQKVGGNFETDLFMPIINRIGEVLNVKYKESNSKDISIRVIADHSRAVSFLIADGVFPSNEERGYVLRRILRRAVRHGVLLGAKKPFLHFINDAVIEKMGKTYPELVERRKLILEVTQTEEERFFKTIVQGNEMLNDIIAKSHKIISGEDVFKLYDTYGFPPDIVVDVARERGLEVDLNEFERLMELQREKARSARIEVEFAKSSEDYNRLAKTIKTAFVGYETLNCEATVIYTKKQDSRLEVVFDKTCFYAERGGQVADTGKISWDNGSAIVEHVYVPIEGIIAHVVRLEYGELHQGMRVRLQVDKEKRDATARNHTATHLLHAALRKALGNHVKQSGSLVAPDRLRFDFTHYQALTKDEIEQIENLVNSTIFEALPVVTQEKSYKEAVAEGAIALFGEKYGDVVRVVKISNFSEELCGGTHVKNTGNIGLFKIISESAISAGTRRIEATTGFNALNYLRTKEQLIENICEKLGTSQDEVSLRIENLLEKNHIMQRELEQLRSKSLTLQLKQAPVKQIKDIKFLYHIFDDVESNELRNLSDIAISGENSLVALLFSVSRDKVNLIVRVTQDLTKKIKAGDIAKYAAQILEGGGGGRPDFAQAGGKNPTKINEVIEYTKRLLEQK
- a CDS encoding phosphatidate cytidylyltransferase yields the protein MSETKTRVITASIVAPFVVLCFINYKSLIGLVAAVVLLASYELLNMTIKNYEQKIFLYFGVALSVGFTTIYGIMKATNGILLLSLAFILNGIVFVMTLKDISTVFNTVLASTLSLLYIAGCLSFFFPIYLEYGAANALLNLTAVWLYDTGAYFVGIRYGKTKIAKHISPSKSLEGIVGGFVISLAFCFAYKMVFDWIFKANVMSFRSLVIFSLSIAIFDTFGDLFESALKRHFSLKDSGNVLPGHGGMLDRIDGLLFVTPMTYFLFSIGIL